The Aquidulcibacter paucihalophilus genomic interval CCTCGGCGCGCAGACGACGGAAGGCAGCGACGTCTGATTCGACGGCCGTCTGGGCCCAGGCCGACGCGGCTGTAAGCAGAAGGCCGGACACGGCTATGGCTGACACGATACGCATGGCGATCCTCCCCAGGGTCGCCGCGACTATCCGTCGGCGGGCGAGGGCCGCCAACTCAAGGATTGGTAATGTAACTCAGCTGACGTGCGGCGTGACGATCCCAAGCGGCAGGGCCGTCACATTCTTCACCCCGCGGGTGACGATATGGCTTTCGCAGTCCGAGACGATGCCGAGGCTGAGCAGCTTGTGGCGCAGGAACTGGTCGAAGGCGTGCATGTCGGAGGTGATGATCCGCAGCACATAGTCCTCGCGTCCGGTGATGGTGGCGCACTGCACCACCTCGGGCCAGGCCGAGACGGCCGTCTCGAAGGCGTCGAGGTTCTCGGTCGAGGGCAGGCTCAGTTTGACGATGGCGTAGACCTCGAAATCCAGGCCCAGCTTGGTGGCGTCCAGCAGCGTCACCCGCTTGCGGATGAAGCCTGTATCCTCCAGTCTCTTGATGCGCCGCCAGCACGGCGAGGCCGACAGGCCGACCCGGTCCGCCACCTCGGCCACCGACAATCCGGCGTCCTGCTGCAGGATGTCCAGAATACGGGCGTCGACGGGATCCAGATCGTCAGCCAAGGCGTTTCTCCTGATCGAGTTATGACGCAATAAAATACCTCCGATCGGCACAGTGCAAGGTCAAATTCAGGCGAGCCTTGCCTGGGAGAGCGTGCTAAATCGCAGCCGAGGAAACGCGGTCGGACCAACCGAACGGCAGGACGGAATGAAAAAGCCCAATACCCAGGCCCTTTCGCTGCGTGTGCCCGAGCCTTCGGGCCGGCCCGGAGACCCGACGGACTTCAGTCATCTGAAGCTGGACCCCGCCGGCGTGGTGGAGCGTCCCGAGGTTTCCACGAAGCCCTTCGACATGCGCGACCATGCCTTCCGGCTGGTCCGCGTGCTGGACGATGACGGCAAGGCCGTCGGCCCGTGGAATCCGAAACTGGACCCCGAGACCCTGCGTCGGGGCCTCAAGGCCATGATCCTGACCCGCGCCTTCGACGACCGGATGCATCGCGCTCACCGTCAGGGCAAGACCAGCTTCTATATGAAATGCACGGGCGAGGAGGCCATCGCCGTCGCCCAGGGCATGATCCTGTCCCGCGAGGACATGGGCTTCCCCACCTATCGCCAGCAGGGCCTTCTGATCGCACGCGGCTATCCGCTCGCGACCATGATGAACCAGATCTATTCCAACGCCTCGGATCCGATCAAAGGCCGCCAGCTGCCGATCATGTATTCGGCCAAGGACTTCGGCTTCTTCACCATTTCGGGCAACCTCGGCACCCAGGTGCCGCAGGCTGTCGGCTGGGCCATGGCCAGCGCCTACAAGGGCGACGACAAGATCGCCATCACCTGGATCGGCGACGGTGCCACGGCCGAGGGCGACTTCCACAACGCCCTGACCTTCGCCTCGGTCTATCGCGCCCCGGTGATCCTCAACATCGTCAACAACCAGTGGGCCATCTCGTCCTTCCAGGGCATCGCCGGCGGGCTTGAGACCACCTTCGCCTCCAAGGCCATCGGCTACGGCCTGCCGGCCCTGCGCGTCGACGGCAACGACTTCCTGGCCGTCTGGGCCGCGACCCAGTGGGCCGAGGAGCGCGCCCGTTCCAACCAGGGCGCGACGGTCATTGAGCTCT includes:
- a CDS encoding Lrp/AsnC family transcriptional regulator, which codes for MADDLDPVDARILDILQQDAGLSVAEVADRVGLSASPCWRRIKRLEDTGFIRKRVTLLDATKLGLDFEVYAIVKLSLPSTENLDAFETAVSAWPEVVQCATITGREDYVLRIITSDMHAFDQFLRHKLLSLGIVSDCESHIVTRGVKNVTALPLGIVTPHVS
- a CDS encoding thiamine pyrophosphate-dependent enzyme, coding for MKKPNTQALSLRVPEPSGRPGDPTDFSHLKLDPAGVVERPEVSTKPFDMRDHAFRLVRVLDDDGKAVGPWNPKLDPETLRRGLKAMILTRAFDDRMHRAHRQGKTSFYMKCTGEEAIAVAQGMILSREDMGFPTYRQQGLLIARGYPLATMMNQIYSNASDPIKGRQLPIMYSAKDFGFFTISGNLGTQVPQAVGWAMASAYKGDDKIAITWIGDGATAEGDFHNALTFASVYRAPVILNIVNNQWAISSFQGIAGGLETTFASKAIGYGLPALRVDGNDFLAVWAATQWAEERARSNQGATVIELFTYRGAPHSTSDDPLRYRPADEAEKWPLGDPVMRLKQHLIALGEWSDEQQTAAEAEAVEQVRAAGKESEAIGTLGQSRPSVKTMFEEVYATEDWRITEQRREVGV